The nucleotide sequence taatatcgtttGAAAATCTAGAATATGTTATTTGATCATGAGGTTGCAgttgttacgcttggttgattAACTCTAATCCCAAGTGAAATGACCCTATCCcgtctctatttatttttaggaaaattaGTTATgatagttttacacaaacaaacttTTAAACCAAACACTTAAGATGATAAATGTCGTTGAATGATTTATTATATACATTAGTCCCTGTAGAGACGATATTAAtatacttacgtgtaaatagAAATACGATGTGGAAAAATCTTACATCAGTATGTTTGGGAGCATCAAGAAATAAATAATCCACTAGTGAAAAATCGCTCCAAGTATGTTGTTTGATATGACTAATCAAATTTGAAGAATCAAGTGCAGTAATCGAAGGTTTGGTCAccaatgaaattataaaaatacaacaaGGGTAAAATGTCAAGTGgacaaattttgttaattttagctTACCAAGTCTGCACAAAGGTATATCTCTTAATCATCCACTCCACACACACACTTCTCAATCACTCTATTGTATTGACTAATCGAATTTGAAGAATCAAGTGTAGCAATCGAAGGTTTGGGATTTAGGGATTTCTaacttcatctttcactttagtcCATGTCCTTCATTTTGGTTCAATTTCTTTCACTTTAGTCCTTGTGACACATCATGCATCTTGTCAGCACAAAACATTTATCACCTCATTAGTTAACAGGAGTTTTTAATGTCAAGGATTAATCTGATAACGTAAATGCACATCTTGGGACTACTTTGAATTTAATCTCGAGTCAGAGACATTTGTGATAACAAGTTGCAAATTCATGGACCAAAGTGACCATTTATCCACTAAATAATTGTACTCGCAGTTATCCCCTAATAAAATTTGCCTTAGTTACAGAGTGTGTAACTTAATTGATACTCGCATTTTAGGTAAACGTACATTATAACTGTTCGTCAGTTATCGATATGGAGACAGATATAATGGTCATTGTACGTGTGAATACCTTcgtactttttttttgtaacgaCATTTTTACGaaaattagtaaaattattaaaatatctttttaattaaatataaaactaccccaagtgaagaaaaaaaatactaacctgttttcaaaattttcgtctatttttttatttgtagtttttttgcAGAAGCGTGAGGGCAATATATtcatatacttatttattacattttgtGTTGTCAAGAGAGGATGATGTAGTTcaacataaatgataaaaattaataatttctttacttgaatgattttttttttttaaattaacattATACACATCGATATTTGCGAATACTCATAGATGccttaaaattcattaaatactCGTCTTACGAATATTCACAAGGATAAGGATAACGGAAAGGCACATATGTCATTTTTATATAGAACAAGAAGGGTGGAGATGATTGTTATTTCTATTTGTGGATACCATTATCATCCCTACATCatgtatatataatttcttGTTTATTGCAATACAGCTTGGTCCTCGCATAGTATTTCAacgtttttagattttttttgtcaagtagacTAATGACTAACATTCATCTTTTAGGTGAATAAATGAGGTGTTCGGAGTTCAAACTTAGGCGCATGCATACAACAATGCATTATCCCTACCAACAAACTTATGTTCACGGGGACGTTTTTCGGCTATTTCTATTTTGCATGTGCATTATTTCTCTCTTGGTAGTGCTTAATAGAATAAAGTTATTACCCCAGCCTTTATTCTTtcatattaattaatcaatttcgAAACCTACTTGACGAAACGACTAAAATGGACTTACTTGCAATTGATAAAGATTCGGTTATATTAATGACTATGATTATGTTCAATTTAACCAATCATATATTTAACGGAATACACGTAAGTGGAAAAGTCACAGTTCAAACGCCGAGCGCAATCAACATgataattttggtatttttgtcGGTTGACCtagttctatttttttcttatattatacCAACCGGTTAGTTGAATTTCTCAATAATATTAGTGACAAATCTTGATGAGATCATGACTAGATTCAAACCTTGCCCcgactttttgttttttttggctCTATGACCTCCTTGCTAGTTTTTATTGGAGTATTACATTTCTGAAATTAATCACTTTGAATCATTAACATAATAATTTACGATAGTTGGTTCTTAAAAAACCTCACCTATACAAGTACCACCAACTTAACAACAATTGGTTAGAAAGgaagacaaaaaaaagaataaaataccCTGcatgtaggtttttttttttttttgaataaaaactaggCACAAGGTTGTTAGTATTAATATAACCTTGATTATCACATTGGAGGTTTTATCCAATCCAAATATAACCTTGAGAAACAATATATGTATCCACGattgcaccaaaaaaaaatatacattgcaCCCACGTTGATGTCGTCTCGTAGAAAATCTTTCGTTTTGTATTTTTGTGTCTAGTGATTGCTGGGAACCAACCCCACCCTGCCGTTAACAtgctataattttatatttcatggCTATAAGGTAAGTCGTATATTATTCCTTAAAAAGATGTAaacaaatgaattaattaaatccCAGGGAATACATCCACTTTAGATTGAACTTGATGAATGTTtcctcataaaattaaatatatcacaATATCATGTTGGTTGGTAGGTACTTGGTGAATGCATTCATTCACGTACGGTAGCCACAATATCAACATCAAAGATACAAGGAGACAATATATTCAAATTCATTCTAACAAACTAGTTGACTTTCCAACATTCCCACTAATGATTATAATACGACAAATTAAAATCTTGATCTTAAATCTATATAAACCCTACAAGCCATGCACCTTAAGCTCATATCCCTCCTAGCAATAACAACATCCCTTTAATTCCTTCATCCAAAAACCAATGGCTTTCAAGCACAGATCCATTGCCTATCTACTTTCGATCTTGCTCTTTGTATCCTTGCATGTAGCAAATGGTATTCCTCCAGAAACCATTTGTGGGTCTACCGTAAACCCTACTTATTGTAAAAACATACTTGCCAATCAAAATGGAAACAAAaagtacttgatgatggttggAGAGGGAATCAATCAAACAGTTATCACAGGAGACCACAATGTTGTTGATGGTTTCACAACATTCAATTCGGCTACATTTGGTAAGCAAATTTAATACTTGGACATATTCAATATaccattacaaaaaaaaaaaaaaaaaatgccatttCATCATAAATTGTTTAGCTATATACGGATTAAAAAATTCAGCAACCAATTGAAGATTTTCGGACCACAATGTTGAAGATAATCTATAGGTTAAAAATTTCACTAATTTGACGTTTCTTGTGAATTTTCAGCTGTAGTTGGTCAAGGGTTTGTGGCAGTTAACATAACATTTCGCAACACCGCTGGACCAAGCAAACACCAAGCAGTTGCACTAAGAAGTGGAGCAGATATGTCCACCTTCTATAGTTGTAGCTTTGAAGGGTATCAGGACACATTGTATACACATTCTCTAAGGCAGTTTTATCGAGAATGCGATATATACGGAACAGTTGACTTCATATTTGGAAATGGTGCAGTTGTTTTGCAAAATTGTAACATTTATCCTCGCCTTCCGCTAAGTGGACAATTCAATTCCATCACAGCTCAAGGTCGAACTGATCCAAATCAAAACACTGGAACTTCTATACAAAATGCAACTATTAAAGCAGCAGATGATTTGGCTCCGAAAGTTGGAACTGTACAAACATACCTTGGGAGACCGTGGAAAGAATATTCGAGGACAGTTTTTATGCAATCTTTCATGGACAGTTTCATAAACCCTGCTGGTTGGCATGAATGGAATGGTGATTTTGCGTTGAATACTTTGTACTATGCAGAGTACAGCAACAGAGGAGCGGGTTCAAGCACCGTGAATCGAGTGACATGGCCTGGTTATCATGTTATCGGTGCTACCGATGCAGCCAATTTCACGGTGTCCAATTTCTTGAGTGGTGATGATTGGATTCCTCAAACTGGTGTTCCATACTCCAGTGGATTGATATAGTCAAATTCAAACACCTAGAGTATGAAGTtgttcaattttatatattttcttctatttatataaacGTGTTTTCTCTTCACACCTAGAGCATTTTTGTGTACGTTTTTCACAAAGGCAATATGAGAGTTTGTTGtaaatatcatattattataaaataattgatgaatATACATGTCTCTCCAAAGGACATGATTGACTTCAGCAATGGATTCAGTTTATGGCCCGTGTTTATGTTTGCATGATGCCTTTGTATAAATTTCATTATCGAGATTCTTTCACTACTAGAAACTATCGATTTACCTGCGGATTGTCCAGCGGAAATATATCCGCTGGAATACCTGAGGATATCATGCGGTTTTCGATACTGCGGtcttttcctgcggatttatCCGCCGCACGAAACTCCGCAGGTAATTGTAACTTTTGCTGAGGATTTTCCAGGAAagattttgaattgtttttggtcACTTTTCCTTAGGATttgcttaatttttattttttttagcttctgtatgaaatttaaataattgaaagatttagtatttttttttcctatttacATAGTATTAGaacacaaattatattttttgaacatgtccaattatatatatatttttatacatattCAATGTTAAAATATTAGCATGGGAACATGTATCCATGGCAAAATCCGCTGGAAACAAGTTTCCTGCGGAATATACATTGTTATCCGCAGGAAATGCCCCAGGAAAATCGTGAGTTTCTAGTACTGTTTATATTAGCATATGGAAATGGAAAACctatgcttccatctttctcaCTTCAGGTCAGATTTTTACTGTCCACACCAtaccttttttttctctctctattttacCCAATCAAGTTAACTCATAAAATCATGCGCCTTGTTGaccaataattataataatagttaataAATTTGAGTCAATAAATCAAAAACGACaatttgtcctcgtgagcttagatcagttggtatggacaatgcataaaaatatgcaaggtctgggattcaaaccccggccaccacaaaaaaaaacgaTAATTTACTCAAAAGAATGACAGATAAGAACAACATCCAAGGCCCAATTAGAAGTACAATTGTGAATCAGCATTAGTGAAGACGATGTTTCAACCGATGGGGAAATGTTCTCGTTGAAGATACTACAAGCACTTAAAAGCTCAAGGGAGCTCAACaagtgatttaaaaaaaaaaaaaaaactagtaaacTTTGGAAAATCAAGCTAGATTATGTCAACCCTGATAAAGATACCTAACCCCCCAGATGAAAATCATTTCCACTTCGGagtctaaaattttaaaattacaagATGAAATACATGCCCTTGAAATTGCTCATGAAGATACTCAAAAATCACATGTTGAACCACAATTAAAATGTAAAGAAGTTGAAAGTTGGATGGATTTTGCTGTATCTAAAAATTGCAAATATTAGATAGAGAGATTAGATATCTAAAAACTAAATTGACATATTCTCCTCGTAAAGAGAATTTGAAACTAGCTAAAGAAGTGAAGACGTTGAAAAAGCCTCATAAAAGAAATTTCAATAATCTTATAAGAAATTCTTTAAGGCAATTAATAAGAATCATTCTGAAAATGAAAGTAGATCTCATGTTTCTCATGAAGTCAAATCTCTTCCTTTTCATATTGTTTGTCATTATTGTTGCAAGAAATTAGGTCATACCATATCAAAGTGATACATACGGAAATATATGGTTCTAAAGGTAGGATGATTTGGATACTCAATTGCAACATTCATGCTACAAACCATCAATGACCCAATATTAGTTAGATACCTACAAAACATACTTGATTTTAtgtgataagtgctcaaaagtaaTATATGTTATGTGTTAATTTAGGTATTTTagtgacttgttttgcaagttatctaagGAAAAACTACCATTTGTTGTAATTTTGCCATTTATGCTTTATGTGCCTTATTCTACTCAATTTGTGTAGGAAATGACAAGCAAGGACCAAGAAACGATTTTTTGAGCCAAGCCAAACTCGCTTAAGCGAGTTCAACTCACTTAAGCGAGAAAGTTCCAGAGAGCGGCAGACGAACTCGCTTCTAGCACGCTTCCAACTCGCTTAAAGCGAGATCAGTTCGCTTAAGTGAGTTTTTTTTCCAGAGAGCAAGTGAAGAATTTGCTCTCAACTCGCTTCAAGC is from Medicago truncatula cultivar Jemalong A17 chromosome 1, MtrunA17r5.0-ANR, whole genome shotgun sequence and encodes:
- the LOC11412280 gene encoding probable pectinesterase/pectinesterase inhibitor 7, translated to MAFKHRSIAYLLSILLFVSLHVANGIPPETICGSTVNPTYCKNILANQNGNKKYLMMVGEGINQTVITGDHNVVDGFTTFNSATFAVVGQGFVAVNITFRNTAGPSKHQAVALRSGADMSTFYSCSFEGYQDTLYTHSLRQFYRECDIYGTVDFIFGNGAVVLQNCNIYPRLPLSGQFNSITAQGRTDPNQNTGTSIQNATIKAADDLAPKVGTVQTYLGRPWKEYSRTVFMQSFMDSFINPAGWHEWNGDFALNTLYYAEYSNRGAGSSTVNRVTWPGYHVIGATDAANFTVSNFLSGDDWIPQTGVPYSSGLI